In one Saccharomyces eubayanus strain FM1318 chromosome VI, whole genome shotgun sequence genomic region, the following are encoded:
- the SAP155 gene encoding Sap155p, with protein MSFWPFGQNLNHSNINKILDEYFHVLHEIEKINPSIGKSIPAVFNNVQQRGTNDSLESIPEEYSHANEVRGTGGGQKSRFEKDEQQERYEKEEEERSLNSSESSSTSFSSGSTSKTDLDEEDISNSTAPMMVTTKALDNSFIERMLVETELLNELSRQNKTLLDFICFGFFFDKETNKKVNNMEYLVDQLMYCVSKIQTATTVDLNNLIDYQEQQQLDDSSQEDIYVESDTEQEEERDNNLNNINKRRKRKNSSLDDDDNDDDEGGNKSDENESDESAYLTKATIISEIFSLDIWLVSESLVKNQPYLNKIWSIINQSNFNSENSPLVPIFLKINQNLLLTRQDQYLNFIRTEKSFVDDMLKHVDISLLMDFFLKIISTDKIESPTGIIELVYDQNLVCKCLRFLNNGESPADIQACVGDFLKALIAISANAPLDDISIGPNSLTRQLASPEAIAKLVDIMINQRGSALNTTVSIVIELIRKNNSDYDQVNLLATTIKTHPPSNRDPIYLGYLLRTFSDHLSDFFQIILDIENDLDLPLHENQLHEKFKPLGFERFKVVELIAELLHCSNMGLMNSKRAERIARRRDKVRSQLSHHLQDALNDLSIEEKEQFKTKHSPTHNADDDEINNNNDNDDESDYGDEIDESFEIPYINVNQNTKLRSNPTVGDLFKIKLYDTRIVSKIMELFLTHPWNNFWHNVIFDIIQQIFNGRMDFSYNSFLVLSLFNLKSSYQFMTDITVPNEEGAEVSTYTPVIRDPNFNFKITTNFILKGYQDSYKFYELRKMNLGYMGHIVLIAEEVVKFSKLYKVELISPDIQEILQTEDWQYYSEEVLNETRMMYSKILGGGSYIDDGNGNIIPQLPDNSAVLGSNMDANDNNEMFDSDTGNDSDSNGGGQLINVESLEEQLCLSTESDLHNKLREMLINKAQEDVDNKNTENGVFILGPPDDDENTNNINNNNNNDNNNNNDNNNNNNNNNNDNNDNDNDKTRDYNENAANDNDYDSE; from the coding sequence ATGTCATTCTGGCCATTTGGACAGAATCTAAACCATTCtaatatcaataaaattCTAGATGAATACTTTCATGTGTTGCACGAAATAGAGAAGATTAACCCGAGTATTGGGAAGTCTATACCGGCTGTCTTCAACAACGTTCAGCAGCGAGGTACCAACGATTCCCTGGAGTCTATTCCGGAGGAGTATAGCCATGCCAATGAAGTCAGGGGCACAGGTGGTGGACAGAAGAGCAGGTTTGAGAAGGACGAGCAGCAGGAGCGCTATGAaaaggaggaagaggagCGGAGTTTGAACTCTAGTGAGTCTTCCAGCACGTCGTTCTCCTCTGGGTCGACTTCCAAAACAGATTTGGACGAGGAGGATATCAGTAATTCTACGGCCCCCATGATGGTTACCACCAAGGCCTTGGATAACTCGTTCATCGAGAGGATGCTTGTTGAAACGGAGCTGCTAAACGAACTATCAAGACAGAACAAGACGCTATTGGActttatttgttttgggtttttctttgataaggaaaccaacaaaaaagtaaacaaCATGGAATACCTGGTTGACCAACTGATGTATTGTGTCTCGAAGATCCAGACCGCCACCACGGTAGATCTCAACAATCTGATAGACTACcaagaacaacagcagcTCGACGACAGCTCGCAAGAAGATATCTATGTGGAGTCCGATACAGAGCAGGAAGAGGAAAGGGACAATAATTTGAACAACATAAATAAGAGACGAAAACGCAAGAACTCTTCACTtgacgatgacgacaatgacgacgacgaggGCGGTAACAAAAGCGACGAGAACGAAAGCGATGAATCGGCTTATCTGACCAAAGCCACTATAATATCAGAAATATTTTCTCTAGATATATGGTTGGTTAGTGAATCGTTGGTGAAAAACCAACCTTATCTTAACAAGATATGGTCCATTATCAACCAGTCCAATTTCAATTCTGAAAATTCTCCCCTGGTACcgattttcttgaagattAACCAAAATCTGTTACTAACCAGACAAGATcaatatttgaattttattCGAACCGAGAAAAGTTTCGTGGACGATATGTTGAAGCATGTGGACATTTCATTATTAATGGACTTTTTCCTAAAGATAATATCTACAGACAAGATTGAATCGCCAACGGGGATAATCGAACTAGTGTACGACCAAAATTTGGTTTGCAAATGTCtaagatttttgaataatggAGAATCACCAGCGGATATCCAAGCTTGTGTGggtgattttttgaaggctTTGATAGCCATTTCCGCCAATGCGCCCCTGGACGATATTTCCATTGGGCCAAATTCTTTAACAAGACAGTTAGCATCTCCTGAAGCCATTGCCAAGCTAGTCGATATCATGATCAACCAAAGAGGGTCTGCATTAAATACCACGGTCTCAATCGTTATCGAACTGATAAGGAAGAACAATTCTGATTACGATCAAGTCAATCTTTTGGCCACCACTATTAAGACGCATCCACCTTCAAATAGAGATCCAATCTACTTGGGTTATCTACTTAGGACATTTTCCGACCATTTGtctgattttttccaaattataTTAGATATTGAAAACGATCTCGATCTTCCGTTACATGAAAACCAACTGCacgaaaaattcaaacctCTAGGGTTTGAAAGGTTCAAAGTGGTAGAGTTGATTGCTGAGTTACTACACTGTTCCAATATGGGGTTAATGAATTCCAAAAGAGCAGAAAGAATTGCCAGAAGGCGAGACAAAGTAAGGAGCCAACTGTCCCATCATTTACAAGACGCATTAAACGATTTGAGTATAGAAGAGAAGGAACAATTCAAAACAAAGCACTCCCCTACGCACAACGCTGATGACGACGAAataaataacaacaacgatAACGATGATGAGAGTGATTATGGTGACGAAATAGATgaaagctttgaaattccGTATATCAATGTGAatcaaaatacaaaattaAGAAGTAATCCCACCGTGGGGGACTTGTTTAAAATTAAACTGTATGACACCAGAATTGTTTCTAAAATAATGGAACTGTTTCTAACGCATCCTTGGAATAATTTTTGGCACAATGTTATATTCGACATAATTCAACAGATCTTCAACGGGAGAATGGATTTTTCATATAATTCATTCCTTGTTCTGTCCTTGTTTAATTTAAAGAGCTCGTATCAATTTATGACTGATATAACCGTTCCTAATGAAGAGGGAGCTGAAGTTTCCACATATACTCCTGTTATCAGAGAtccaaatttcaattttaagATAACTACGAATTTCATATTAAAAGGTTACCAGGATTCCTATAAATTTTATGAATTGaggaaaatgaatttaGGGTATATGGGGCATATTGTATTGATTGCTGAAGAAGTGGTCAAGTTTTCCAAGCTGTACAAAGTTGAATTGATCTCGCCTgatattcaagaaattctGCAAACCGAGGATTGGCAATACTACTCTGAAGAAGTACTGAACGAAACGAGAATGATGTACTCAAAGATTCTTGGTGGTGGCAGCTACATAGACGATGGTAACGGTAATATTATTCCTCAACTACCCGATAATAGCGCAGTACTGGGCTCCAATATGGATGCTAATGATAACAATGAAATGTTTGATTCAGATACAGGGAATGACAGTGACAGTAATGGTGGCGGTCAATTGATCAATGTTGAGTCTTTAGAGGAACAACTGTGTTTATCCACGGAATCAGATTTACACAACAAGTTAAGAGAAATGTTGATTAATAAGGCTCAAGAAGACGTTGATAACAAGAACACAGAAAATGGGGTCTTCATACTGGGACCACCAGATGATGACGAGAATACTAATaacattaataataataacaacaatgacaataacaataacaacgacaataataacaataataacaataataataacgataataatgataatgacaatgacaaAACTCGTGattataatgaaaatgctgctaatgataatgattaTGATAGTGAATGA
- the ERJ5 gene encoding Erj5p, translating to MNGYLKPTLLVLGLVSLAYAFTTIETEIFQLQNEINTKYGSEMNFYKFLKLPKLQKSSAKEITKNLRRLSKKYHPDKNPKYRKLYERLNLATQILSNGSNRKIYDYYLQNGFPNYDFHKGGFYFTRVKPKTWFILAFIWIVINIGQYIISIIQYRSQRSRIENFISQCKQQDDTNGLGIKQLSFKQNEEDEGKNLVVRFSDVYVIEPDGNETLISPDTLNKPSLKNCWFWKIPASVWNVTLGRFIGTTVEEEILKDVKKTDGDQTKKVSKVKKTSVKKGQKKMELPNGKTIYSRK from the coding sequence ATGAACGGGTATCTAAAACCGACACTGCTAGTACTAGGATTGGTGTCTCTGGCGTATGCTTTCACCACTATTGAAACAgagatttttcaattacaAAACGAAATAAATACGAAATATGGCTCAGAAATGAACTTctataaatttttgaagttacCTAAACTACAGAAATCGAGTGCAAAGGAGATCACCAAGAATTTAAGAAGGCTGTCCAAGAAATACCATCCAGATAAAAATCCTAAGTATCGCAAATTATACGAGAGATTGAACTTGGCTACCCAAATTCTTTCCAATGGTTCCAATCGTAAAATTTatgattattatttacaaAACGGGTTTCCCAACTATGATTTTCACAAAGGTGGGTTCTATTTTACCAGGGTCAAGCCCAAGACGTGGTTTATATTGGCTTTCATATGGATAGTCATCAACATTGGACAATATATCATTTCTATTATACAATATCGTTCTCAAAGATCAAGAATCGAAAACTTTATCAGTCAATGTAAGCAACAAGACGATACCAATGGACTAGGTATTAAACAATTGTCGTTCAAGCAAAACGAAGAGGACGAGGGGAAAAACTTGGTTGTGAGGTTTAGTGATGTCTACGTTATAGAGCCTGATGGAAATGAAACATTGATCTCTCCAGACACTTTAAACAAGCCTTCATTGAAGAACTGTTGgttttggaaaataccTGCCTCGGTATGGAACGTTACTTTGGGTAGATTTATTGGCACTACcgtggaagaagaaatattaAAAGATGTAAAAAAGACTGACGGTGACCAAACAAAGAAGGTAAGCAAGGTAAAAAAGACCTCTGTGAAGAAgggccaaaaaaaaatggaactGCCTAACGGTAAGACAATTTACTCACGCAAGTAA
- the KEG1 gene encoding Keg1p, giving the protein MAGIRLVHKLYQYYQLATSFLYAALFTRWLILMPLVGSRFLPGGIHEFLIYLMLCSSIVETLWLLKFYGVKNGILSRTLLKDLNFIYLVVVIHFHDDYEHALILKNSSYSSFIICLSLSQAYCHWCKLFKRKGAKERTLIWKANTFITLPILYLSEFALLLLNIQVKNYHSTPTLDIINRVVLLAYFPILLSAYKILLTK; this is encoded by the coding sequence ATGGCAGGTATTCGATTGGTGCATAAACTATACCAATATTATCAGTTAGCCACAAGTTTCCTATATGCAGCATTATTCACGCGGTGGCTGATACTAATGCCCTTGGTGGGATCCCGGTTCTTACCTGGGGGGATCCAcgaatttttgatataCTTGATGCTTTGCTCGAGCATCGTGGAAACACTTTGGCTGCTTAAATTTTACGGGGTCAAGAATGGCATTTTATCTAGGACCTTATTAAAAGATCTAAATTTCATCTACCTTGTAGTGGTAATTCATTTCCATGACGATTACGAACACGCATTGATCTTAAAGAATTCATCCTATTCCAGCTTCATCATTTGTTTGTCGTTATCGCAAGCATACTGTCATTGGTGCAAACTTTTCAAACGTAAGGGTGCCAAGGAAAGAACCTTGATCTGGAAAGCCAACACCTTTATCACGTTACCCATTTTATATTTGAGTGAATTTGCATTATTGCTATTAAACATTCAAGTCAAGAACTATCATTCTACTCCAACATTAGACATAATTAATAGGGTTGTTCTACTAGCATACTTCCCTATATTGTTATCAGCATACAAAATACTGTTAACAAagtaa